The following are encoded together in the Juglans microcarpa x Juglans regia isolate MS1-56 chromosome 2D, Jm3101_v1.0, whole genome shotgun sequence genome:
- the LOC121249141 gene encoding protein arginine methyltransferase NDUFAF7 homolog, mitochondrial isoform X1: MLRRLFLRAPTSYRQASHAYYFAPQLSARVPPPAAHSLSITRFLCSSSSSQVPDGTSVEHVEDDVNLSASPPAATISIDRSGLYNSPEHSHEPSPDSELIKHLKSIIKFRGGPISVAEYMEEVLTNPKAGFYINRDVFGAEGDFITSPEVSQMFGEMIGVWAMCLWEQMGQPNKVNLVELGPGRGTLMADLLRGASKFKHFVQSLNIHMVECSPTLQKLQYINLKCEDENNTDGTVDKKTFSLLAGAPVTWHAALEQVPSGVPTIIIAHEFYDALPVHQFQKASHGWCEKMVDLAEDSTFRFVLSPQPTPATLYLMKRCKWAATEELAKLDQIEVCPKSMELTQTIAKRISSDGGGALIIDYGLNAVISDSLQPNPTCQAIRKHKFVNILDDPGSADLSAYVDFASIRRSAEEVSGDVSVHGPITQSQLLGALGINFRVEALLQNCTDEQAESLRTGYWRLVGEGEAPFWEGPEEQVPIGMGTRYLAMAIVNNRQGVPVPF; encoded by the exons ATGCTTAGGCGTCTGTTTCTGCGAGCTCCCACTTCTTATCGTCAGGCATCCCATGCCTACTACTTTGCTCCGCAGCTCTCCGCACGAGTGCCACCACCTGCGGCTCATTCGCTTTCTATAACACGCTTCTTGTGCTCTTCTTCATCGTCCCAAGTCCCAGACGGTACATCCGTCGAACACGTAGAGGACGATGTCAACCTGTCCGCTTCTCCACCGGCCGCCACAATCTCCATCGACCGCTCCGGCCTCTACAATTCTCCAG AGCATTCTCACGAGCCTTCTCCGGACTCCGAGCTCATCAAGCACCTCAAAAGCATTATCAAG TTCCGCGGTGGGCCAATCTCAGTTGCTGAGTATATGGAGGAAGTTCTGACAAATCCCAAAGCTGGGTTCTACATTAATCGGGATGTTTTTGGAGCAGAGGGTGATTTTATAACCTCTCCTGAAGTAAGCCAGATGTTTGGGGAG ATGATTGGGGTTTGGGCCATGTGCTTGTGGGAGCAAATGGGACAGCCAAATAAAGTGAACCTAGTTGAGCTGGGTCCTGGACGAGGAACTCTTATGGCCGACCTTCTTCGT GGTGCCTCAAAATTTAAACACTTCGTCCAATCGTTGAACATACATATGGTAGAATGTAGCCCAACATTACAGAAGCTTCAATACATTAACTTAAAATGTGAGGATGAAAATAATACGGATGGCACGGTTGACAAAAAGACTTTCAGCTTGTTGGCTGGAGCTCCTGTGACATGGCATGCTGCACTAGAGCAGGTTCCTTCAGGAG TGCCTACTATTATCATTGCTCATGAATTTTATGATGCCTTACCAGTTCACCAATTTCAG AAGGCTTCTCATGGCTGGTGTGAGAAGATGGTTGATTTGGCAGAAGACTCAAC GTTTCGCTTTGTTCTATCTCCACAGCCTACGCCTGCAACACTCTATCTAATGAAGCGTTGCAAGTGGGCTGCAACTGAAGAGTTAGCAAAGCTTGATCAAATTGAGGTTTGCCCCAAGTCAATGGAATTGACTCAAACTATTGCTAAGAGAATAAGTTCTGATGGAGGAGGGGCTCTTATAATTGATTATGGACTGAATGCAGTCATCTCAGATAGTCTGCAG CCCAATCCCACATGTCAGGCAATTCGGAAACACAAGTTTGTCAACATTCTGGATGATCCTGGATCCGCTGATCTCAGTGCATATGTTGATTTTGCTTCCATCAGACGCTCTGCTGAGGAAGTTTCAG GTGATGTGTCTGTCCATGGCCCAATTACTCAGTCTCAGCTTCTTGGTGCTCTTGGGATAAATTTCCGAGTGGAAGCTCTACTTCAGAATTGCACGGATGAACAAGCCGAGTCCCTCAGGACAGGATACTGGCGTCTGGTGGGCGAGGGCGAAGCCCCCTTCTGGGAGGGACCTGAAGAACAGGTGCCTATTGGAATGGGTACCCGGTATTTGGCAATGGCTATTGTGAACAACAGGCAAGGTGTTCCGGTTCCCTTTTGA
- the LOC121249141 gene encoding protein arginine methyltransferase NDUFAF7 homolog, mitochondrial isoform X2 → MLRRLFLRAPTSYRQASHAYYFAPQLSARVPPPAAHSLSITRFLCSSSSSQVPDGTSVEHVEDDVNLSASPPAATISIDRSGLYNSPEHSHEPSPDSELIKHLKSIIKFRGGPISVAEYMEEVLTNPKAGFYINRDVFGAEGDFITSPEVSQMFGEMIGVWAMCLWEQMGQPNKVNLVELGPGRGTLMADLLRGASKFKHFVQSLNIHMVECSPTLQKLQYINLKCEDENNTDGTVDKKTFSLLAGAPVTWHAALEQVPSGVPTIIIAHEFYDALPVHQFQKASHGWCEKMVDLAEDSTFRFVLSPQPTPATLYLMKRCKWAATEELAKLDQIEVCPKSMELTQTIAKRISSDGGGALIIDYGLNAVISDSLQAIRKHKFVNILDDPGSADLSAYVDFASIRRSAEEVSGDVSVHGPITQSQLLGALGINFRVEALLQNCTDEQAESLRTGYWRLVGEGEAPFWEGPEEQVPIGMGTRYLAMAIVNNRQGVPVPF, encoded by the exons ATGCTTAGGCGTCTGTTTCTGCGAGCTCCCACTTCTTATCGTCAGGCATCCCATGCCTACTACTTTGCTCCGCAGCTCTCCGCACGAGTGCCACCACCTGCGGCTCATTCGCTTTCTATAACACGCTTCTTGTGCTCTTCTTCATCGTCCCAAGTCCCAGACGGTACATCCGTCGAACACGTAGAGGACGATGTCAACCTGTCCGCTTCTCCACCGGCCGCCACAATCTCCATCGACCGCTCCGGCCTCTACAATTCTCCAG AGCATTCTCACGAGCCTTCTCCGGACTCCGAGCTCATCAAGCACCTCAAAAGCATTATCAAG TTCCGCGGTGGGCCAATCTCAGTTGCTGAGTATATGGAGGAAGTTCTGACAAATCCCAAAGCTGGGTTCTACATTAATCGGGATGTTTTTGGAGCAGAGGGTGATTTTATAACCTCTCCTGAAGTAAGCCAGATGTTTGGGGAG ATGATTGGGGTTTGGGCCATGTGCTTGTGGGAGCAAATGGGACAGCCAAATAAAGTGAACCTAGTTGAGCTGGGTCCTGGACGAGGAACTCTTATGGCCGACCTTCTTCGT GGTGCCTCAAAATTTAAACACTTCGTCCAATCGTTGAACATACATATGGTAGAATGTAGCCCAACATTACAGAAGCTTCAATACATTAACTTAAAATGTGAGGATGAAAATAATACGGATGGCACGGTTGACAAAAAGACTTTCAGCTTGTTGGCTGGAGCTCCTGTGACATGGCATGCTGCACTAGAGCAGGTTCCTTCAGGAG TGCCTACTATTATCATTGCTCATGAATTTTATGATGCCTTACCAGTTCACCAATTTCAG AAGGCTTCTCATGGCTGGTGTGAGAAGATGGTTGATTTGGCAGAAGACTCAAC GTTTCGCTTTGTTCTATCTCCACAGCCTACGCCTGCAACACTCTATCTAATGAAGCGTTGCAAGTGGGCTGCAACTGAAGAGTTAGCAAAGCTTGATCAAATTGAGGTTTGCCCCAAGTCAATGGAATTGACTCAAACTATTGCTAAGAGAATAAGTTCTGATGGAGGAGGGGCTCTTATAATTGATTATGGACTGAATGCAGTCATCTCAGATAGTCTGCAG GCAATTCGGAAACACAAGTTTGTCAACATTCTGGATGATCCTGGATCCGCTGATCTCAGTGCATATGTTGATTTTGCTTCCATCAGACGCTCTGCTGAGGAAGTTTCAG GTGATGTGTCTGTCCATGGCCCAATTACTCAGTCTCAGCTTCTTGGTGCTCTTGGGATAAATTTCCGAGTGGAAGCTCTACTTCAGAATTGCACGGATGAACAAGCCGAGTCCCTCAGGACAGGATACTGGCGTCTGGTGGGCGAGGGCGAAGCCCCCTTCTGGGAGGGACCTGAAGAACAGGTGCCTATTGGAATGGGTACCCGGTATTTGGCAATGGCTATTGTGAACAACAGGCAAGGTGTTCCGGTTCCCTTTTGA
- the LOC121249142 gene encoding thioredoxin H2-like produces the protein MGSLVSSLLGGGEIAEAAPSSSDPSRVMPFHSSARWQLHFNNSKDSSQLMVIDFAASWCGPCKFIEPAVHAMASKFTDVDFAKIDVDELPDVAQEFRVQAMPTFVLVKKGKEVDRVVGVKKDELEKKIEKHRALQPSS, from the exons ATGGGATCTTTAGTATCAAGCTTGCTGGGAGGCGGCGAAATCGCAGAGGCAGCACCGTCTTCATCTGACCCATCTCGGGTTATGCCGTTTCACTCCTCCGCCAGATGGCAGTTACACTTCAACAACTCCAAAGACTCCTCCCagctt ATGGTAATAGATTTCGCTGCATCTTGGTGTGGCCCCTGCAAGTTCATCGAGCCCGCCGTCCATGCCATGGCCTCCAAGTTCACTGACGTTGACTTCGCCAAGATCGACGTCGATGAATTACCT GATGTGGCGCAGGAGTTTCGGGTGCAGGCGATGCCGACTTTTGTGTTGGTGAAGAAAGGGAAGGAAGTGGACAGGGTGGTTGGTGTCAAGAAGGATGAGCTCGAGAAGAAGATCGAGAAGCACAGGGCTCTCCAACCATCCTCTTGA
- the LOC121251115 gene encoding plasma membrane ATPase 1-like — MDNKAEALEPVLKEAVDLENVPIEEVFQTLRCNKDGLTTEAAQERLAIFGYNKLEEKKESKILKFLGFMWNPLSWVMEAAAIMAIALANGGGKPPDWQDFVGITVLLLINSTISFIEENNAGNAAAALMARLAPKAKVLRDGRWIEEDASILVPGDVISVKLGDIIPADARLLDGDPLKIDQSALTGESLPVTKGPGDSVYSGSTCKQGEIEAVVIATGVHTFFGKAAHLVDSTNQVGHFQKVLTAIGNFCICTIVVGMIIEIIVMFPIQHRPYRPGIDNLLVLLIGGIPIAMPTVLSVTMAIGSHRLAEQGAITKRMTAIEEMAGMDVLCSDKTGTLTLNKLTVDKNIIDVFVKGVDTDTVVLMAARASRVENQDAIDAAIVGMLGDPKEARVGIQEVHFLPFNPSNKRTALTYLDSEGKMHRVSKGAPEQILNLVHNKSEIERRVHAMIDKFAERGLRSLAVAYQEVPDVRKESQGGRWQFIGVMPLFDPPRHDSAETIRRALNLGVNVKMITGDQLAIAKETGRRLGMGTNMYPSSALLGQNKDESIAALPFDDLIEKADGFAGVFPEHKYEIVKRLQARKHICGMTGDGVNDAPALKKADIGIAVADATDAARSASDIVLTEPGLSVIWQ, encoded by the exons ATGGATAACAAGGCTGAAGCTTTGGAGCCTGTGCTAAAAGAAGCCGTGGATTTG GAGAACGTACCAATTGAAGAGGTTTTTCAGACGTTGAGGTGCAATAAAGATGGTCTCACAACAGAGGCTGCTCAGGAGAGGTTGGCCATTTTCGGCTACAACAAGCTTGAGGAAAAAAAG GAAAGTAAGATATTGAAGTTCTTGGGCTTTATGTGGAATCCTCTCTCGTGGGTCATGGAAGCCGCAGCCATAATGGCCATTGCGCTAGCCAATGGAGGA GGAAAACCTCCTGATTGGCAAGATTTTGTTGGGATCACAGTTCTGCTGCTTATCAATTCAACTATAAGTTTTATAGAGGAGAACAATGCTGGTAATGCTGCTGCTGCTCTCATGGCCCGTCTCGCTCCCAAAGCAAAG GTCCTTAGAGATGGGAGGTGGATCGAGGAGGACGCATCTATTCTTGTTCCTGGTGATGTAATTAGTGTCAAGCTTGGGGACATTATTCCTGCAGATGCTCGCCTCCTTGATGGCGATCCCTTGAAAATTGATCAG TCTGCACTTACAGGGGAGTCCCTTCCTGTGACAAAAGGCCCTGGTGATAGTGTTTATTCAGGTTCTACATGCAAACAGGGGGAAATTGAAGCAGTGGTCATTGCTACTGGTGTTCATACCTTCTTTGGAAAGGCTGCTCACCTTGTAGATTCCACAAATCAAGTGGGGCACTTTCAGAAG GTCCTGACTGCCATTGGGAATTTCTGTATATGTACAATTGTTGTGGGGATGATAATTGAGATCATCGTCATGTTCCCAATTCAACACCGGCCATATCGTCCAGGAATCGACAATCTGCTGGTGCTTCTTATTGGAGGAATTCCTATTGCCATGCCCACAGTTTTGTCGGTTACTATGGCAATTGGATCCCATCGTTTAGCTGAGCAG GGAGCTATTACCAAAAGAATGACAGCAATAGAAGAAATGGCGGGGATGGATGTGCTTTGCAGTGACAAAACTGGGACTTTGACACTGAACAAGCTTACCGTTGACAAGAATATTATAGAC GTCTTTGTAAAGGGAGTAGACACGGATACTGTTGTTCTGATGGCGGCTCGAGCATCCCGAGTCGAAAACCAAGACGCAATAGATGCTGCTATAGTGGGAATGTTGGGTGATCCAAAGGAG GCTAGAGTTGGTATTCAAGAGGTCCACTTCCTTCCATTCAACCCAAGCAATAAGCGAACAGCTCTAACATATCTTGACAGTGAAGGTAAAATGCATCGGGTCAGCAAAGGTGCACCAGAGcag ATTTTGAATCTTGTACACAATAAATCAGAAATAGAACGTAGAGTCCATGCCATGATAGATAAATTTGCAGAGAGGGGATTACGTTCTCTTGCAGTAGCATACCAG GAAGTTCCTGATGTAAGGAAGGAGAGCCAAGGAGGGCGGTGGCAATTTATTGGTGTCATGCCCCTATTTGACCCGCCTAGACATGATAGTGCAGAGACAATACGAAGGGCATTGAATCTTGGGGTAAATGTTAAAATGATCACAG GTGATCAATTAGCAATAGCAAAGGAAACAGGACGCCGCCTGGGAATGGGAACAAACATGTACCCTTCCTCTGCATTGCTGGGACAGAACAAGGATGAGTCAATTGCAGCTTTGCCGTTTGATGATCTTATCGAAAAAGCTGATGGGTTTGCTGGTGTTTTCCCTg AGCACAAATATGAGATCGTGAAACGTTTGCAAGCTAGGAAGCATATCTGCGGGATGACTGGTGATGGAGTCAATGATGCTCCTGCTCTGAAAAAGGCTGACATTGGCATAGCTGTTGCCGATGCAACTGATGCAGCTCGCAGTGCTTCTGACATTGTCCTGACAGAACCTGGTCTTAGTGTTATTTG Gcagtga